One genomic segment of Melitaea cinxia chromosome 19, ilMelCinx1.1, whole genome shotgun sequence includes these proteins:
- the LOC123662657 gene encoding ras-related protein Rab-30 yields the protein MEDYKFLFKVVLVGNAGVGKTCLVRRFTQGLFPPGQGATIGVDFMIKTVEVDGEKVKLQIWDTAGQERFRSITQSYYRSAHALILVYDISCQPTFDCLPDWLREIEEYANNKVLRILVGNKTDREDREIPRHIGEDFAQRHGMYFLETSAKEAENVERLFMEIAVELMEQAKCKELPKYDGSLGPLNGKTTSVSDSSCCLRS from the exons ATGGAGGATTACAAGTTTCTTTTTAAAGTAGTGCTAGTGGGTAACGCTGGGGTCGGTAAGACTTGTTTGGTGCGACGATTCACGCAAGGTTTGTTCCCACCAGGCCAGGGTGCTACAATTGGTGTTGATTTCATGATCAAAACCGTAGAAGTCGACGGAGAGAAAGTGAAG cTGCAAATATGGGACACTGCAGGACAGGAAAGGTTCAGATCAATAACACAGAGCTATTACCGCTCAGCACATGCTTTGATACTCGTGTATGACATATCTTGCCAACCAACCTTTGACTGCTTGCCGGACTGGCTCAGAGAAATTGAAGAGTATGCTAATAATAAGGTGCTTAGAATATTAGTTg gTAATAAAACTGATAGGGAGGATAGAGAAATACCACGGCATATAGGAGAGGATTTTGCACAACGACACGGAATGTACTTTTTAGAAACATCAGCTAAAGAAGCAGAAAATGTTGAAAGACTATTTATGGAGATCGCTGTCGAATTAATGGAG caAGCTAAATGCAAGGAGCTACCGAAATACGATGGCAGCTTAGGTCCGCTAAATGGGAAGACGACATCTGTCAGTGATAGCTCGTGCTGTCTCCGATCATAA